In one Conger conger chromosome 5, fConCon1.1, whole genome shotgun sequence genomic region, the following are encoded:
- the LOC133129051 gene encoding ER membrane protein complex subunit 7-like: MFPQRCISQTWFIFHILYATSLCFSDPESGSGLAAVQPNGDRFKIEGRAIVPGMRPQDWISNARILVEGEEHVGFLRTDGSFAVNDVPSGSYVVEVVSPGYRFEAVRVDITSKGKMRARAVNYIKTSEVIRLPYPLQMRSSGPHSYFVKRETWGWTDFLMNPMVMMMVLPLLIIVLLPKVVNTNDPDMRKEMEQSMNMLNPNHELPDVSEFMTKLFSSKSSGKSGGGSKGSKSGPVKRR, translated from the exons ATGTTTCCGCAAAGATGTATTTCACAAACATGgtttattttccatattttgtACGCGacgtctctgtgtttcagtgatcCGGAGTCTGGCTCCGGACTTGCCGCTGTCCAACCGAATGGAGACCGGTTTAAAATAGAAGGCCGAGCCATCGTACCGGGGATGAGACCACAAGATTGGATTTCCAATGCCCGTATTCTGGTGGAAGGAGAAGAACATGTCGGGTTTTTACG AACTGATGGGAGTTTTGCCGTGAATGACGTCCCCTCAGGATCCTATGTTGTCGAAGTTGTGTCACCAGGTTACAGATTTGAAGCTGTTCGAGTGGACATCACATCTAAAGGGAAAATGAG GGCAAGGGCAGTAAACTACATCAAGACATCCGAGGTGATACGACTGCCGTACCCCCTACAGATGAGGTCCTCAGGCCCACACTCCTACTTTGTGAAGCGAGAGACTTGGGGCTGGACAGACTTCCTCATGAACCCCATG GTCATGATGATGGTTCTCCCTCTCCTGATCATCGTCTTGCTTCCCAAGGTTGTCAACACCAACGACCCAGACATGAGAAAG GAGATGGAGCAGTCCATGAACATGCTGAACCCCAACCACGAGCTGCCAGATGTGTCTGAGTTCATGACCAAGCTCTTCTCTTCCAAGAGCTCTGGGAAGTCTGGGGGTGGCAGTAAAGGCAGCAAGAGCGGTCCTGTAAAGCGGAGGTAG
- the LOC133129050 gene encoding KATNB1-like protein 1 isoform X1, producing the protein MASGNDIEEREFKGFQGSQASEALKHWPCSVAEKNMRKVDFFNKEEINKKRSSVGRPPQNSSKAKRVSYKRKTCHVPESAAAWRRGCDMANKENELTCAEAVQEVVCSDHCGLPLNLVQGAKMEGPGSKYSEYFTELSKDHDVMTHVLFGRNLRLNVALTLWRRNANELVAYLIRIQDPGVLVDCLPVITKSLQDDKPLISIGCCVDLLPLVKTILASKYEEYLIVGLHWVQSVIKKWWPELSVKTRSPQDSRSDDWNVQIMKQQLQELWERKRVLSLVPGTTGEIAKGIETYLSQLH; encoded by the exons atggCCTCTGGAAATGACATTGAAGAGAGAGAATTCAAAGGTTTCCAGGGATCCCAGGCCAGTGAAGCTCTCAAACACTGGCCTTGCTCTGTGGCTGAGAAGAACATGAGGAAG GTGGATTTTTTTAATAAggaagaaattaataaaaagag GTCTTCGGTTGGTCGTCCTCCGCAGAACTCCAGCAAAGCGAAACGAGTGTCGTACAAGAGGAAGACGTGTCACGTGCCGGAGAGTGCTGCGGCCTGGCGGAGGGGCTGTGACATGGCCAACAAGGAGAATGAGCTCACCTGTGCAGAGGCTGTGCAGGAGGTAGTTTGCAGTGACCACTGCGGGCTCCCCCTGAACCTTGTACAGGGAGCAAAGATGGAGGGGCCAGGGTCCAAGTACAGCGAATACTTCACTGAA CTGTCAAAGGACCATGATGTAATGACACACGTGCTTTTTGGAAGAAATCTCAGGCTGAATGTTGCTTTGACTCTTTGGCGCAGAAATGCCAATGAATTAGTCGCATATCTAATcag AATTCAGGACCCAGGTGTACTTGTTGACTGCTTACCAGTCATTACTAAAAG CCTTCAAGATGACAAGCCTCTTATATCTATAGGCTGTTGTGTGGACCTTCTACCGCTAGTAAAAACTATTCTTGCCAGTAAATATGAAGA ATACCTGATAGTCGGTTTACACTGGGTTCAGTCCGTCATTAAAAAGTGGTGGCCAGAACTGTCTGTGAAAACCAGAAGTCCACAGGACAGCCGTTCAGATGACTG GAATGTTCAAATCATGAAGCAGCAGCTACAAGAATTGTGGGAGCGCAAACGCGTGTTGAGTTTAGTTCCAGGAACGACAGGTGAAATAGCAAAG GGGATAGAAACGTATCTGTCACAGCTGCACTGA
- the LOC133129050 gene encoding KATNB1-like protein 1 isoform X2 encodes MASGNDIEEREFKGFQGSQASEALKHWPCSVAEKNMRKVDFFNKEEINKKRSSVGRPPQNSSKAKRVSYKRKTCHVPESAAAWRRGCDMANKENELTCAEAVQEVVCSDHCGLPLNLVQGAKMEGPGSKYSEYFTELSKDHDVMTHVLFGRNLRLNVALTLWRRNANELVAYLIRIQDPGVLVDCLPVITKSLQDDKPLISIGCCVDLLPLVKTILASKYEEYLIVGLHWVQSVIKKWWPELSVKTRSPQDSRSDDWYECSNHEAAATRIVGAQTRVEFSSRNDR; translated from the exons atggCCTCTGGAAATGACATTGAAGAGAGAGAATTCAAAGGTTTCCAGGGATCCCAGGCCAGTGAAGCTCTCAAACACTGGCCTTGCTCTGTGGCTGAGAAGAACATGAGGAAG GTGGATTTTTTTAATAAggaagaaattaataaaaagag GTCTTCGGTTGGTCGTCCTCCGCAGAACTCCAGCAAAGCGAAACGAGTGTCGTACAAGAGGAAGACGTGTCACGTGCCGGAGAGTGCTGCGGCCTGGCGGAGGGGCTGTGACATGGCCAACAAGGAGAATGAGCTCACCTGTGCAGAGGCTGTGCAGGAGGTAGTTTGCAGTGACCACTGCGGGCTCCCCCTGAACCTTGTACAGGGAGCAAAGATGGAGGGGCCAGGGTCCAAGTACAGCGAATACTTCACTGAA CTGTCAAAGGACCATGATGTAATGACACACGTGCTTTTTGGAAGAAATCTCAGGCTGAATGTTGCTTTGACTCTTTGGCGCAGAAATGCCAATGAATTAGTCGCATATCTAATcag AATTCAGGACCCAGGTGTACTTGTTGACTGCTTACCAGTCATTACTAAAAG CCTTCAAGATGACAAGCCTCTTATATCTATAGGCTGTTGTGTGGACCTTCTACCGCTAGTAAAAACTATTCTTGCCAGTAAATATGAAGA ATACCTGATAGTCGGTTTACACTGGGTTCAGTCCGTCATTAAAAAGTGGTGGCCAGAACTGTCTGTGAAAACCAGAAGTCCACAGGACAGCCGTTCAGATGACTGGTAT GAATGTTCAAATCATGAAGCAGCAGCTACAAGAATTGTGGGAGCGCAAACGCGTGTTGAGTTTAGTTCCAGGAACGACAGGTGA